From a single Dromaius novaehollandiae isolate bDroNov1 chromosome 13, bDroNov1.hap1, whole genome shotgun sequence genomic region:
- the FAAP24 gene encoding Fanconi anemia core complex-associated protein 24, translating into MTTKAHSSVTAGSIVVPYGHVIGNEKWRGSEISQRLQGKIKLIFEDGLGLVDFHLSNKTCIVYISEADLVAGDEFKRRLVRFRNASSLGGIVIVERTQISDQYFLAVQKLVVLELGMVLLPVANQGEASQLIIQLVREQSKDRNSNPFLRKQCSQLAEASVFRTVQQIPGVGKTKALLLLQQFGSIHRLCNASIKELEPVVGQTVAQQIYTFFTLCS; encoded by the exons ATGACAACAAAAGCACACTCCTCTGTCACAGCAGGATCTATAGTTGTCCCTTATGGACATGTGATTGGAAATGAGAAATGGAGAGGATCAGAAATATCGCAAAGGCTACAAG GGAAAATTAAGCTCATTTTTGAAGATGGCTTGGGACTTGTGGATTTTCATCTTTCAAACAAAACTTGCATTGTATATATTTCTGAAGCAGATTTGGTTGCAGGAGATGAATTCAAACGAAGATTGGTTCGGTTTAGGAAT GCTAGCAGTCTTGGTGGAATTGTAATTGTTGAGAGAACTCAAATAAGTGATCAGTACTTCTTAGCAGTACAAAAGCTTGTGGTGCTAGAACTTGGCATGGTGTTGCTTCCTGTGGCAAATCAAGGAGAAGCTTCTCAACTTATTATTCAGCTA GTCCGTGAACAAAGTAAGGACCGCAATAGTAACCCCTTTCTTCGTAAACAGTGTTCTCAGCTAGCAGAGGCATCAGTGTTCCGGACGGTGCAGCAAATTCCAGGAGTTGGAAAAACGAaagctctgcttctgctgcagcaaTTTGGAAGCATCCACAGACTTTGTAATGCATCTATCAAAGAGCTTGAGCCAGTAGTTGGACAAACAGTAGCACAACAGATTTACACTTTCTTTACCTTGTGTTCCTGA
- the RHPN2 gene encoding rhophilin-2: MTDALPLPGCPAAEPAEDSYFRKGCNPLAETGRSKLQNQRAVLNQQILKAVRLRAGAENLLRATNNNKVREQVLLELSFVNSDLQILKEELEGLNISVEVYQNTEETFSIPLVPLGLKETKEVDFTVPLKDFILEHYSEDSSEYEDEIADLMDLRQACRTPSRDEAGTEMLISYFLQLGHVENRFFPPTRHMGILFTWYDSFTGVPVCQQNLLLEKASILFNIGALYTQIGTRCNRQTKTGLENAVDAFQRAAGVLSYLKETFTHTPSYDMSPAMLNVLVKMMLAQARECVFEQISLPGIRNEFFTLVKMTQEVAKVGEVYMLVNSAMNQEPVKENIPYSWSKLAQIKSDHYKALAHYFIATILCDHELQSSDDEDQQEKALSQLYDYVPEGVMVLTILKDKVQRKQLGKAHLRKAIVYHEEALRVCSLCKKLRNIDVLQEVLTAAHKRSLLKYAQQDKEDDFLSLIQAPDILPKTEHKVEMVAPQFSKVKVKDFFHRLGPLSVFSAKQRWTAPRTIHFCCEAGELGFSLKGGSPVQTYCLDPVCSAALMGLKEGDYIVSVGGVDCKWLGVNEVLEKFKSMGEQPIEIEVISCQDTAASMHSKSATYSVGMQKTYSLICLAMEEDKIDQTKKAPPKLPFLSWGTKNRQKAASTLCLPSAVAGSSQIKKKLSPFTLLSTESSLY; the protein is encoded by the exons GGATGTAATCCTCTTGCTGAGACGGGACGAAGCAAACTACAAAATCAAAGAGCTGTTCTAAACCAACAGATCTTAAAGGCAGTGAGACTGAGAGCTGGTGCTGAAAATCTCTTACG agctaccaacaacaacaaagtacGAGAACAGGTACTACTGGAACTGAGTTTTGTAAACTCAGACTTGCAGATCTTAAAGGAGGAATTAGAAGGACTTAATATCTCAGTAGAGGTTTATCAAAATACAGA AGAGACTTTCAGCATTCCCTTGGTACCTCTTGGCCTGAAGGAAACCAAAGAAGTAGACTTTACGGTCCCCCTCAAG GACTTTATTTTGGAACATTATAGTGAAGATAGTTCTGAATATGAAGATGAAATAGCAGATCTCATGGATCTGAGACAG GCCTGCCGTACTCCCAGCCGAGATGAAGCTGGTACTGAGATGCTGATCAGCTATTTTCTTCAACTTGGTCATGTagagaacagattttttccaCCCACCAGGCATATGGGGATTTTATTTACATG gTATGATTCCTTCACAGGTGTCCCAGTGTGCCAGCAAAATCTGTTGCTtgaaaaagcaagtattttatttaatattggaGCCCTCTATACCCAGATTGGCACAAGATGCAATCGGCAGACCAAGACTGGACTTGAAAATGCGGTTGATGCTTTTCAGAGAGCTGCAG GAGTCCTGAGCTACTTAAAGGAGACCTTTACTCACACACCAAGTTATGACATGAGCCCAGCTATGCTGAACGTACTAGTCAAAATGATGCTTGCTCAAGCTCGAGAGTGTGTCTTTGAGCAGATCAGTCTCCCTGGAATACGCAATGAGTTTTTCACACTAGTGAAAATGACACAGGAAGTTGCCAAG GTCGGAGAAGTTTACATGCTGGTTAACAGTGCAATGAATCAGGAACCAGTCAAGGAGAATATCCCTTATTCCTGGTCTAAACTGGCACAAATAAAATCGGACCATTACAAAGCTCTAGCGCATTACTTCATTGCCACTATCCTGTGTGACCACGAGT TGCAGTCCAGCGATGATGAAGATCAACAGGAGAAAGCCTTGTCCCAGTTGTATGACTACGTGCCAGAAGGAGTGATGGTTCTCACCATTTTAAAGGACAAAGTTCAGAGAAAACAATTAG GGAAAGCCCATTTACGCAAAGCCATTGTTTACCATGAAGAAGCTCTAAGAGTCTGTAGTCTGTGCAAAAAGCTTCGAAACATCGATGTTCTCCAAGAGGTCCTGACAGCTGCACACAAGCGCTCACTTCTCAAATATGCTCAGCAGGACAAGGAAGATGACTTCCTCAGTCTAATCCAAGCTCCGGATATCCTTC ctAAAACGGAGCATAAAGTAGAAATGGTCGCTCCTCAGTTTTCCAAGGTGAAAGTTAAAGACTTCTTTCACAGGCTG GGCCCACTGTCGGTGTTCTCAGCCAAGCAGAGGTGGACGGCGCCGCGTACCATTCACTTCTGCTGCGAAGCAGGAGAGCTAGGATTCAGTCTTAAAGGAGGCTCACCAGTACAGACTTATTGTCTTGATCCAGTTTGTTCTGCAGCA TTGATGGGCCTAAAAGAAGGTGACTACATTGTTTCCGTTGGTGGTGTGGATTGCAAATGGCTTGGAGTGAATGAGGTGCTGGAAAAATTCAAAAGCATGGGAGAGCAACCCATTGAGATTGAGGTTATCAGTTGCCAAGATACAGCAGCTTCTATG cataGTAAGAGTGCAACTTATTCTGTGGGAATGCAGAAGACATACTCCCTAATCTGTTTAGCCATGGAAGAAGATAAGATTGATCAGACCAAAAAAGCCCCACCAAAACTGCCTTTTCTAAGCTGGGGAACTAAAAATAGACAGAAAGCTGCAAGTACCCTCTGCCTTCCTTCAGCTGTGGCTGGAAGTTCTCAGATTAAGAAAAAACTTTCTCCCTTCACACTCTTGAGTACAGAAAGTTCATTGTACTAA